DNA sequence from the Marinilongibacter aquaticus genome:
AAGTATTTTGATACGGGCCAATTCAAATATTTCTGTTCCACCGTAATGCCCGGCCCACAACTGAAACAGGCCGTCCCTTTTTCGAAGCGAATAAAGGCAAGTTATCCGCAAAGTCGAGTGATTTGGGGAGGCTATTTTGCTTCAAATCAATACAAGGTCAGCATTTTGTCGCCCTATGTAGATTTTGTGATCAATGGTCCCGGAGATAAGGCTTTTCCTGATTTGTTGAGTTTTTTGGAAGGAGGAAGAGAAAAAGAATTGACCGAAATAAAAAACCTTATTTACCTGGATAATGAAGGGCAAATTGTAAAAACGAAAAAGGAAGAATTGCTGGATCAGGACAGTCTGCCCGATTTCCCGTATCGACATCTTGAGTCGTTTTACGATTTACGAAAATATTTAGGCAATACTTTTTTAGGTAAAAGAACCTTTTCATACCATTCAAGTTTTGGTTGCCCTTTTACGTGTTCTTTTTGTGCGGTCGTACCTATTTACAATGCCCGCTGGAAAGGCAAATCGGCTGCAAAGGTTTATGCCGATATTCAATATTTTAAAGAGCGTTATCACATTGATGCCGTTGAATTTCACGATAACAACTTTTTCACCTCCCGAAAACGGGTGGTAGAATTTGCCCGTTTGGTAAAAAACGACAAGATTTCTTGGTGGGGAGAAGGACGTATCGATACAATCAATCAGTACTCCGACGAGGATTTGAAACTGATCAAAGAGGCCGGTTGCAAAATGATTTTTCTAGGTGCGGAAACGGGAAATGATGAGGTGCTGAAGCAAATGGATAAGGGTGGAACGCAATCAGGGCAAATGATTAAGGATTTTGCGGCAAGAATGGGAAGAATTGGAATTATTCCCGAATTCTCTTTTGTCTTGGGCATGCCCGCAGATACTCCAGAGGCAGTTATGGCACAAATTGATGCGGATATCGAGTTTATTAAGGCCATCAAGGCCATCAACCCCAACAGTGAGATTATTTTGTATTTGTACAGTCCGGTAGCCACGGAGGG
Encoded proteins:
- a CDS encoding B12-binding domain-containing radical SAM protein, yielding MNKVLIFNPKSANGKHRIPNSILQVGASIHGKFPYVFVDGNLEKDPWATIQKYFDTGQFKYFCSTVMPGPQLKQAVPFSKRIKASYPQSRVIWGGYFASNQYKVSILSPYVDFVINGPGDKAFPDLLSFLEGGREKELTEIKNLIYLDNEGQIVKTKKEELLDQDSLPDFPYRHLESFYDLRKYLGNTFLGKRTFSYHSSFGCPFTCSFCAVVPIYNARWKGKSAAKVYADIQYFKERYHIDAVEFHDNNFFTSRKRVVEFARLVKNDKISWWGEGRIDTINQYSDEDLKLIKEAGCKMIFLGAETGNDEVLKQMDKGGTQSGQMIKDFAARMGRIGIIPEFSFVLGMPADTPEAVMAQIDADIEFIKAIKAINPNSEIILYLYSPVATEGSELYEQIQQAGFAFPKVLEDWLDPAWENFDLRKNPLTPWLEPAMVDKIKNFETVLNGYYPTVSDYRIKGVKKSVLRALASLRYKTGIYRYPYEIKLLHKIWKYRQPEIEGFYAE